The following coding sequences are from one Virgibacillus necropolis window:
- a CDS encoding tagatose 1,6-diphosphate aldolase — protein MKLSPGKQRGLELISDENNMIFATAMDQRGSLGKMIQSLNETITYEEGLSKFKEGVSEVLGNQSSSLLLDPEYGWDAAKKLNKDVGLIMAYEKTGYDATEKGRLPNLVDDYAVQDLVKEGASALKLLVYYDHKEDAKYNKIKNALIKRVGDECKQNDILYIVEPVSYSAEGLSGKSAEFAKAKPEIVEFFMKEFSKEEYGVDLLKVEVPVSVFNIEGYEQYDNYDPVYTREEAAQYYRTCSEKSGVPFIYLSGGVTNEQFVDTLHFAKEAKSKFSGVLCGRATWKDGVNAFAEEGKEAYYKWLETKGTDNLNKVKTAVTETATPWSAF, from the coding sequence ATGAAATTATCACCAGGAAAGCAACGTGGATTAGAATTAATTTCCGATGAAAATAATATGATTTTTGCGACGGCAATGGATCAACGAGGATCTTTAGGTAAAATGATTCAATCTTTAAACGAAACTATCACATATGAGGAAGGGTTAAGTAAATTTAAAGAGGGAGTAAGTGAAGTGCTTGGAAATCAATCATCTTCCTTACTGCTTGATCCAGAATACGGATGGGACGCTGCTAAGAAATTAAATAAAGATGTTGGTTTGATTATGGCATATGAAAAGACTGGTTATGATGCAACTGAAAAAGGCCGGCTACCTAATTTAGTGGACGACTATGCGGTGCAGGATCTTGTGAAAGAGGGAGCCAGCGCACTTAAGTTACTCGTTTACTATGATCATAAAGAAGACGCGAAGTATAATAAAATTAAAAATGCCCTCATTAAACGAGTCGGCGATGAATGTAAACAAAATGACATACTGTATATAGTAGAGCCAGTTTCCTATAGTGCAGAAGGCCTTTCAGGTAAGAGTGCAGAATTCGCAAAAGCAAAACCAGAAATTGTTGAATTTTTTATGAAGGAATTCTCTAAAGAAGAATATGGCGTTGATCTATTGAAAGTGGAAGTACCCGTATCTGTTTTTAATATCGAAGGCTACGAACAATACGATAACTATGACCCTGTTTATACTCGGGAAGAAGCGGCTCAGTACTACCGCACCTGTTCAGAAAAAAGCGGTGTGCCATTTATCTATCTAAGTGGCGGTGTGACAAATGAACAATTCGTCGATACGCTTCATTTTGCAAAAGAAGCTAAATCGAAGTTTAGTGGTGTTCTTTGTGGACGAGCAACATGGAAAGATGGTGTGAACGCTTTTGCCGAAGAAGGCAAGGAAGCATATTATAAGTGGCTTGAAACAAAGGGAACGGATAATTTGAATAAGGTTAAAACGGCTGTTACGGAAACCGCGACACCTTGGAGTGCGTTTTAG
- a CDS encoding DUF1659 domain-containing protein — MATANMTNSTLRLVFNEGVDAISGKEVFKTKSFSNVKTVATADQLYAISILLEPLQQRSLFKIERNDSSELRQA; from the coding sequence ATGGCTACAGCAAATATGACAAATTCGACACTTCGTTTAGTTTTCAACGAAGGAGTTGACGCCATCTCAGGCAAAGAAGTTTTTAAAACAAAAAGCTTCAGTAATGTGAAAACGGTAGCGACAGCGGATCAGTTATACGCAATCTCAATCTTACTTGAGCCATTGCAACAGCGTTCACTTTTCAAAATTGAACGTAATGACAGTTCCGAGTTACGTCAGGCGTAA
- a CDS encoding DUF2922 domain-containing protein produces the protein MAKKLELKFENQDGKVVTYTLDNPVEPVDAIAVQTAMDEIITQNAFTSSGGDLVAKKSARIVERNVLDIELV, from the coding sequence ATGGCGAAAAAGTTAGAACTGAAATTTGAGAATCAAGATGGCAAAGTGGTAACGTACACGCTTGATAATCCAGTTGAACCAGTAGATGCGATTGCAGTACAAACTGCGATGGATGAAATAATCACCCAAAACGCATTCACTTCATCTGGTGGCGATCTTGTAGCTAAGAAGAGTGCACGTATCGTTGAACGTAATGTATTAGATATTGAATTAGTTTAA
- a CDS encoding amidohydrolase family protein: MEQEKRTLIHGGTIITMNQNRDVLYNQDILVVGKRIAAIGDLRMYYNQVDEFLNAKGKHVIPGLIQTHLHLTQTLQRNLVADKTLEQWLDVTMRLEIAHDSESNYWSSMLGISELLLNGTTAIYDMETTYHTDSCFWAMAQTGIRGFAGKAMIDMEQPSVDVPAAMIQPTDVAFGESVALFNRWDGYDDGRIRYCFAPRYAPTCTRRLLELTADFSKRYGAHVHTHSAETEEEEHIIIDRTGMREVEYYDSIGLINPRTVLAHCVHLNDREIEIMAERGCHVSHCPSANLYLASGIAPIPKMMETGVNVSIGPDGSDNNNLSNLHEMRLAAYIQKGLHQNPVIPPSAEQVFEMSTLGGARALGLEEDIGSIEVGKKADIAILDLREPHTWPNEPQVNSKENIYTRIVYSATASNVVMTMVDGRVLMKDRQLLTMNLDEVLNKSNESIIRILNRTGLNL, translated from the coding sequence ATGGAACAAGAAAAGCGGACCTTGATTCATGGTGGTACGATTATCACGATGAATCAGAATAGGGATGTCTTATATAATCAGGATATTCTTGTTGTAGGGAAACGCATTGCTGCTATTGGTGACTTGAGAATGTATTATAATCAAGTGGACGAATTTCTAAATGCAAAAGGTAAGCATGTTATACCGGGCCTAATCCAAACTCACCTCCATCTTACCCAAACCCTTCAACGGAATCTCGTAGCGGACAAAACGTTAGAGCAATGGCTAGATGTAACAATGAGGTTGGAAATAGCCCATGATAGCGAATCAAATTATTGGTCGAGCATGTTAGGGATTTCTGAGTTATTGCTTAACGGTACAACAGCCATTTACGATATGGAGACAACTTATCATACGGATAGTTGTTTCTGGGCTATGGCACAGACAGGTATTCGGGGTTTTGCAGGCAAAGCGATGATCGATATGGAGCAACCAAGTGTAGACGTACCAGCAGCCATGATTCAGCCTACTGATGTCGCTTTTGGAGAAAGTGTAGCGTTATTCAATAGGTGGGATGGATACGATGATGGGAGAATTCGGTACTGCTTCGCTCCAAGGTATGCCCCTACTTGTACAAGGAGACTTTTAGAGTTAACAGCTGACTTTTCCAAGAGGTATGGTGCACATGTTCACACGCATTCGGCTGAAACTGAAGAGGAAGAACATATCATTATTGATCGTACTGGTATGAGAGAAGTTGAATATTATGATTCAATTGGATTGATTAATCCTAGAACGGTCTTAGCTCATTGTGTTCATTTAAATGATAGGGAAATTGAAATCATGGCTGAACGAGGGTGCCATGTTTCTCACTGTCCTTCAGCAAACTTATATCTCGCCTCCGGAATCGCACCAATTCCTAAGATGATGGAAACTGGTGTCAATGTTAGTATTGGACCAGACGGATCAGACAACAATAATCTCTCCAACCTTCATGAGATGCGGTTAGCTGCTTACATTCAAAAAGGACTTCACCAGAATCCAGTCATCCCACCAAGCGCAGAGCAAGTTTTCGAAATGTCAACTCTTGGTGGGGCCCGTGCACTTGGTCTGGAGGAGGATATCGGAAGCATTGAGGTTGGTAAAAAAGCTGATATTGCTATCCTCGATTTACGAGAACCACACACTTGGCCAAATGAGCCACAAGTGAACTCAAAAGAAAATATTTATACGAGGATTGTCTATTCAGCCACAGCCTCAAATGTTGTAATGACTATGGTAGACGGGCGTGTGTTAATGAAAGATCGCCAATTACTTACGATGAATTTAGATGAAGTTCTCAACAAATCAAACGAATCTATCATTCGTATTTTGAATCGTACTGGGCTAAATTTGTAA
- a CDS encoding FAD-binding oxidoreductase, which yields MNRIWGACPDLSGRIIIPGEPGYNESRLVWNYFASKNKFPHVIVYCQNTNDVQNAVRWARFNKVPIRIRSGGHNHEAFSTGTGVIVIDVSEMKQLSVEKEKGIAIVQAGVTGSELYRRLYDEGLTQVGGTCSDVGISGLVLSGGMGPLLRRHGLTCDSLVTLEMVDANGSIIYATKYNEHSDLFWATCGGGGGNFGIVTAVTLRVYPATPVTWFNIGWDWDQPVEQIIDTWQRFFSTADRRWFSHLDLWSKAFPMEQFKKYPLKVMGVFWGTPEEARQELGPLVNIGCPGDQTIELVDWNRAIKLFEISNEIFVTEKPKYKSSGAYAMKLLTPEAISTIRQTLQNTSSPLLNVLIYSLGGAYQDKTPTDTAFYYRNAKLFIQYYNQWVEESSAPERIQELEVLRQRMLAYTTGDYVGNPDTNIQDYLIAYYGGNVNRLIDVKRKYDPENVFNFQQSIPT from the coding sequence ATGAATAGAATTTGGGGTGCTTGTCCCGATCTTTCAGGCCGTATCATTATTCCTGGAGAGCCAGGTTACAATGAAAGCCGCCTCGTTTGGAACTACTTTGCTTCTAAAAATAAATTTCCTCATGTTATCGTCTATTGTCAAAATACAAACGATGTGCAGAATGCTGTAAGATGGGCACGTTTTAACAAAGTCCCTATTCGAATAAGAAGTGGCGGTCATAATCATGAGGCTTTCTCAACGGGAACAGGAGTCATTGTGATTGATGTTAGCGAAATGAAACAGCTTTCTGTTGAAAAGGAAAAAGGAATTGCCATTGTTCAGGCTGGAGTAACGGGTTCTGAGCTTTACCGGAGACTATATGATGAGGGGCTAACCCAAGTTGGGGGAACTTGTTCAGATGTTGGAATTTCTGGATTAGTCCTAAGCGGTGGTATGGGGCCACTCTTACGGAGACATGGACTTACTTGTGATAGTCTGGTTACTCTTGAAATGGTAGATGCAAACGGATCTATCATATATGCGACGAAGTATAACGAGCACAGTGACTTATTCTGGGCCACGTGTGGAGGTGGTGGAGGAAACTTTGGCATTGTAACAGCTGTCACATTAAGGGTCTACCCTGCGACTCCCGTGACTTGGTTCAATATCGGATGGGACTGGGATCAACCAGTTGAACAGATAATTGATACATGGCAAAGATTTTTTTCAACAGCTGATAGGAGATGGTTTTCACATCTGGATCTCTGGTCAAAAGCATTTCCGATGGAACAGTTTAAAAAGTATCCTTTAAAAGTAATGGGGGTATTTTGGGGTACACCTGAAGAAGCCAGACAAGAACTGGGTCCTTTAGTAAACATAGGATGCCCCGGTGATCAAACCATTGAATTGGTTGATTGGAACAGAGCCATCAAACTTTTTGAGATTTCTAATGAAATATTTGTTACGGAAAAACCTAAGTACAAGTCGTCAGGTGCATATGCCATGAAGCTTCTGACACCAGAAGCTATTTCAACTATACGTCAGACGCTGCAGAATACATCATCACCATTATTAAATGTTCTCATTTATTCCTTGGGTGGTGCATATCAAGACAAAACGCCTACCGATACAGCATTCTATTATCGGAACGCTAAGTTATTTATCCAATATTATAATCAATGGGTGGAAGAGAGTAGTGCACCTGAACGGATACAGGAGCTTGAAGTTCTTCGTCAACGGATGCTTGCTTATACAACAGGTGATTATGTAGGAAATCCCGATACGAACATTCAGGATTATTTAATCGCTTACTATGGAGGCAATGTAAATAGATTGATAGACGTAAAGAGAAAGTATGACCCTGAAAATGTGTTCAACTTTCAGCAAAGCATACCAACATAA
- a CDS encoding nuclease-related domain-containing protein: MIMKTRTAPNEIFVLTALLRRLPLRHKKRRLLEQNLAYYQRGFDGEKAVDRFTSAILKNNFTILHDVYLDSAFQIDTLIISPHCIFVVEIKNYKGTLTLDYKLNQFTREENGVITGFRNPILQATTNTILLTNWLAERNIHDIPTYPLFVISDPRTIIKVIPENRDISGEVMHGEYMPQHVMKVDRGSPHGQLHQKVGAIILRECGTYKFDYQRKYGIHSKDILGGVQCPGCGRLGMKRQYNSWICEKCRVVSKTEHKQALTDYFLLKKSWINNSECMQYLGITSKNLATKVLREQGLGYDNYHRRWHVNENQVNKTIV; the protein is encoded by the coding sequence ATGATAATGAAAACGCGCACTGCCCCCAATGAAATTTTTGTATTAACGGCATTATTACGTAGATTGCCACTGAGGCATAAAAAACGACGGCTGCTCGAACAAAATTTAGCTTATTACCAAAGAGGATTTGATGGTGAGAAAGCTGTTGATCGTTTCACTTCCGCTATTCTGAAAAATAACTTCACGATACTCCACGATGTATATCTAGATTCAGCCTTCCAGATCGATACCTTAATTATCAGCCCGCATTGCATCTTCGTAGTTGAGATTAAAAACTACAAAGGAACGCTTACCCTTGATTATAAGTTAAACCAATTCACCCGCGAAGAAAATGGCGTAATAACCGGCTTTCGCAACCCCATTCTTCAAGCCACAACTAACACAATTCTATTAACGAACTGGCTCGCTGAACGCAATATTCACGATATTCCAACTTATCCACTTTTCGTAATAAGTGACCCGAGGACGATTATAAAGGTAATCCCCGAAAATCGAGACATATCAGGCGAAGTTATGCATGGCGAATACATGCCACAGCATGTTATGAAAGTTGACCGTGGATCGCCACATGGGCAGCTTCACCAAAAGGTTGGTGCGATCATCTTGAGAGAGTGTGGAACATATAAATTTGATTATCAGCGGAAATACGGTATCCATTCAAAGGATATACTAGGCGGGGTGCAGTGTCCCGGGTGCGGTAGACTTGGAATGAAGCGACAATACAATAGCTGGATCTGCGAAAAATGTAGAGTAGTATCCAAAACTGAGCACAAGCAAGCTTTAACCGACTATTTCCTATTAAAAAAATCATGGATAAACAACTCCGAATGCATGCAGTACCTAGGAATAACTTCCAAAAACCTTGCTACTAAAGTGCTTAGAGAGCAAGGGCTGGGCTATGACAACTATCATAGAAGATGGCATGTTAATGAAAACCAGGTTAATAAAACCATTGTTTAG
- a CDS encoding DUF5082 family protein — protein MSTSGAFLFCWYFVTWWYSDWSGKNQKRSTKFFLSLGIDGKLLYDNGICRKTNLIKITLSSMEVNEIGESYTNEIASLQNDIYLLTQKSYQKREDLERLERVLAELMDHKTEFQHYNQLCVTPRLSINTWYGHMAKDFQSFQEHETLRSYESISDHQLNRTLTQLKDEIQVINQTILDLQGVLSAKDIRLSHVIEQQRKG, from the coding sequence GTGTCCACGTCGGGCGCTTTTTTATTTTGTTGGTATTTCGTAACTTGGTGGTATTCCGATTGGAGTGGAAAAAATCAGAAACGTTCAACAAAATTCTTTTTATCCTTGGGAATAGATGGGAAATTATTGTATGATAATGGTATATGTAGAAAAACGAACCTAATTAAAATAACTTTATCCAGCATGGAGGTGAACGAAATAGGGGAGTCTTATACGAATGAAATAGCTAGTCTTCAGAATGATATCTATTTATTAACTCAGAAAAGCTATCAAAAAAGAGAGGATTTGGAAAGGTTAGAGCGGGTGCTTGCAGAATTGATGGATCATAAAACTGAATTTCAACATTATAACCAGCTATGTGTAACACCAAGGCTATCCATAAACACTTGGTATGGGCATATGGCTAAAGACTTTCAATCCTTTCAAGAACATGAAACGTTAAGAAGCTATGAATCTATTTCGGATCACCAATTAAATCGCACCCTCACCCAATTAAAGGATGAAATCCAAGTTATCAACCAAACAATCTTAGATTTACAGGGAGTGCTATCGGCAAAAGACATAAGACTTAGTCATGTTATTGAGCAGCAAAGAAAGGGATGA
- a CDS encoding YwqI/YxiC family protein — MSVEIKLIHADVEKALAGLKASIQTLETSFSKSMQGENRLDTVTKLNEINQSFERVLNSYQTLLVNNQEATSNAAESFKQTEEKVASRINF; from the coding sequence GTGAGTGTAGAAATTAAATTAATTCATGCCGATGTGGAAAAGGCATTAGCTGGTCTGAAAGCGTCTATTCAAACATTGGAAACATCCTTTTCAAAATCCATGCAAGGTGAAAATCGGCTTGACACGGTCACCAAATTAAATGAAATCAACCAATCATTTGAGCGGGTACTAAATTCTTATCAAACATTGCTGGTCAACAATCAGGAAGCGACCAGTAATGCTGCTGAATCCTTCAAACAAACGGAAGAAAAGGTTGCTTCTAGGATAAACTTTTAA
- a CDS encoding T7SS effector LXG polymorphic toxin, translating to MKVLDAESLHNGIKETLADLESFHEQMKRIQKSLDEFISLEDSFKGKGAQAIRSFYQECHIPLLLFMEGFIADYQETLKQIATSLQMLEPETKGFIDQSFLEHDVKRGLKKAESVTSTLTGEANRAIESVWDIVSLPKLDDAEFLYNVNRSRKHVNETIETLHAFDSESTAKLESVENDVHLMARYIQQLSGMLRNGDLSIANYSVRQLAGNDVYQGVIKGVTEKAVGNGASMKALLGLGAKQFLARFNPLSDILINYIQKRYEFRTMDYSIRAVNVLIDLHSKSISQEEFATLKSNRMSAEEVTDYQGEFGGVYYTLLDGRMIRQFTDKNGKIAYRFVDSIPKDRIEPVEEKNPFVKTIDSFQEIGSDIWGGFEERGDKAFDSWSGFGNYLTMGAFDGVYEGMQQRSESKMNSPTDFANWLSMGSVDLVQGAVNPKEPFSKEHWLSSFGLATVAIGGVKKPIGVNRTSPIKPIVRPPNVSPRQWTWRLKPPVVKSMTNRMEWFRLNFLNFSPGQRWDLAVDMPGENSGYSFIKDFDRERVGSDKETVNGFNTVKEIDFGRHIIKDKNGKKQLLPNTVYITNDNYKYTTDEFGRIVNVETPDLVLKKADRNKYAQANIGGKDRLPDDDGGHLIGAQFNGPPDIDNLVPQNSQINRRGGVWYEMETEWANALKEIPPKKVSVSIEPMYSNSSMRPDSFIVEYEIEGQFPVIREVANKSGG from the coding sequence GTGAAGGTATTAGATGCAGAAAGTTTGCATAACGGAATTAAGGAGACGCTCGCAGACTTAGAATCGTTTCATGAGCAGATGAAACGGATTCAAAAAAGCTTGGATGAATTTATCTCTCTGGAAGATTCTTTTAAAGGAAAAGGAGCACAGGCGATTCGTTCCTTTTATCAAGAGTGTCACATCCCATTGCTATTGTTTATGGAAGGGTTCATCGCAGACTACCAGGAAACGTTAAAACAAATTGCGACGTCACTTCAAATGCTGGAGCCAGAAACGAAAGGCTTTATTGATCAATCCTTTTTGGAACATGACGTAAAACGAGGCCTTAAAAAAGCGGAAAGTGTTACAAGTACGCTAACGGGTGAGGCAAATAGAGCCATCGAATCGGTCTGGGATATCGTATCTCTTCCGAAGTTAGATGATGCAGAGTTCCTTTACAATGTAAATCGATCACGGAAACATGTTAATGAGACAATTGAAACACTACATGCGTTTGATTCCGAAAGTACTGCGAAACTAGAATCCGTGGAAAACGACGTTCATCTGATGGCTCGATATATCCAACAACTCAGTGGAATGCTGAGAAACGGGGATTTAAGTATTGCGAATTATTCTGTACGGCAATTAGCGGGTAATGACGTGTATCAGGGAGTAATCAAAGGTGTTACAGAAAAGGCAGTAGGAAATGGTGCTTCTATGAAAGCTTTGTTAGGATTGGGAGCGAAACAATTCCTGGCGAGATTTAACCCATTGTCAGATATCCTCATTAATTATATACAAAAAAGGTATGAATTTCGGACGATGGACTACAGTATTCGTGCGGTGAACGTTCTGATTGATCTACATAGCAAGTCAATTAGCCAAGAAGAATTTGCGACGTTAAAAAGTAACCGAATGAGTGCAGAAGAAGTAACGGATTATCAAGGTGAGTTCGGAGGAGTTTATTACACACTTCTTGATGGCAGAATGATAAGGCAGTTTACAGACAAAAATGGAAAAATAGCTTATCGTTTTGTGGATAGCATACCAAAAGATAGAATTGAACCGGTTGAAGAAAAAAATCCATTTGTCAAAACGATTGATAGTTTTCAAGAAATCGGATCAGACATTTGGGGTGGTTTCGAGGAAAGAGGAGACAAGGCATTCGATTCCTGGTCTGGGTTTGGGAACTATCTAACAATGGGAGCCTTTGATGGCGTTTACGAGGGAATGCAGCAGCGGTCAGAATCCAAGATGAATAGCCCCACTGATTTTGCCAACTGGCTTTCTATGGGAAGTGTGGATCTCGTTCAAGGTGCTGTAAATCCAAAGGAACCCTTTTCCAAAGAACATTGGCTATCAAGTTTTGGCCTTGCGACTGTTGCGATTGGTGGAGTGAAAAAGCCAATTGGTGTGAATAGAACCTCGCCGATAAAGCCAATCGTGAGGCCGCCAAATGTATCGCCTAGGCAGTGGACGTGGCGGTTGAAGCCACCAGTCGTAAAATCTATGACGAATAGGATGGAATGGTTTCGGTTGAACTTCTTGAATTTTTCGCCGGGACAACGATGGGATTTGGCGGTGGATATGCCTGGAGAGAACAGCGGATATTCATTTATTAAGGACTTTGATCGTGAACGAGTGGGTAGTGATAAGGAGACGGTTAATGGTTTCAACACAGTTAAAGAAATTGACTTCGGAAGGCATATAATAAAAGATAAAAATGGTAAGAAACAACTACTACCAAATACTGTGTATATAACTAATGATAACTACAAATATACTACTGATGAGTTTGGACGTATTGTAAATGTTGAGACTCCTGACCTTGTGTTGAAAAAGGCTGATAGAAATAAATATGCTCAGGCAAATATAGGAGGAAAAGACAGACTCCCAGATGATGATGGTGGACATTTAATAGGAGCGCAATTTAATGGTCCCCCTGATATTGATAACCTTGTACCGCAAAATAGTCAAATTAACAGGAGAGGTGGAGTCTGGTACGAAATGGAGACTGAGTGGGCAAATGCATTGAAAGAGATACCGCCCAAGAAAGTCTCTGTTAGCATTGAACCAATGTATTCTAATAGTTCAATGCGACCGGATTCCTTTATAGTTGAATATGAAATTGAAGGCCAATTTCCAGTGATTCGTGAGGTTGCAAATAAATCAGGAGGCTGA
- a CDS encoding immunity protein YezG family protein produces the protein MSFEIELNKLYNEIAQQVNDMIPIEWENFYFNGEVKEREGGVFFFFKPKGEEQYIFSHYIPKLYSVDKRAYNKELHKLFELTVELQKVFTDNDQEPWFSVTLLVNDTGKLNVHFDYTNWHESEFSPAARIEYFMYKYGSNNKEKLDLGLIERMKEFEESNI, from the coding sequence ATGAGTTTTGAGATAGAATTAAACAAGTTATATAATGAAATTGCACAACAGGTTAATGATATGATTCCGATTGAATGGGAAAATTTCTATTTTAATGGTGAGGTTAAGGAGAGAGAAGGAGGAGTTTTTTTCTTTTTTAAACCCAAAGGCGAGGAGCAGTATATTTTTTCACATTATATTCCAAAATTATATAGTGTAGATAAGAGGGCTTACAATAAAGAACTTCATAAATTATTTGAACTAACGGTTGAATTACAAAAAGTTTTTACTGATAACGACCAAGAACCTTGGTTTTCAGTGACATTATTAGTAAATGATACGGGAAAGTTAAATGTACATTTTGATTATACAAATTGGCATGAAAGTGAATTTAGTCCAGCAGCTAGAATCGAATATTTTATGTATAAATATGGTAGTAATAACAAAGAAAAACTAGATTTAGGTTTAATAGAGAGAATGAAAGAATTTGAAGAAAGCAATATATAG
- a CDS encoding DUF600 domain-containing protein encodes MVAICLEYVNNKADEIFIYCSYEPKMYVFDFFYRINRKIVHKHQLNDATKELDNQHNQVYDVSRERQKAALRIGNQNLKLIHKKCEEFNKEMPTEMKLYYNVKQNSLKGKYKYDLVYTNEEELLPDDIFDLWLEEVKNTNL; translated from the coding sequence ATGGTGGCTATTTGTTTAGAGTATGTCAATAATAAAGCAGATGAAATCTTTATTTATTGTTCATATGAACCCAAAATGTATGTTTTTGATTTTTTCTATAGAATTAATAGAAAGATTGTTCATAAACATCAACTGAATGATGCTACAAAAGAATTGGATAATCAACACAATCAAGTTTATGATGTTTCGAGAGAAAGACAGAAGGCTGCACTAAGAATTGGTAATCAAAATTTAAAGCTTATCCATAAAAAGTGTGAAGAGTTCAATAAAGAAATGCCTACAGAAATGAAATTGTATTACAATGTAAAACAAAATAGTTTAAAAGGAAAATATAAATATGATTTAGTTTATACGAATGAGGAGGAACTATTACCTGATGATATTTTTGATTTATGGCTCGAAGAAGTTAAAAATACTAATTTGTAA
- a CDS encoding RpnC/YadD family protein, translating to MSLTTLVREDTTQYVPHDQLFKELIHTFFEEFLEAFFPDVHHNIDFTSINPLPEEVFTDMLKGESRRADIVIETKLKETDTLLIIHVEPQSYGQANFHERMYQYFSLLYNKYRKPILPIAVFSYDEKRHEQNEFSIEFPFFHVLTFNFLALELKREDWRQYIKSNNPVAAALLSKMGYTEEERIQVRKEFLRMMTKMEFNPAKTRLIFGFFEQYLKLNEQEEEKLMEEIKQVDESDEILKLPISWEERAKEKERRKIASEMLKEGLPIEVIVKVTHLDEEEIEAIKKK from the coding sequence ATGTCACTAACGACATTAGTACGAGAAGACACCACCCAGTACGTGCCACATGACCAACTGTTCAAGGAATTAATCCACACATTTTTCGAAGAGTTTCTAGAAGCATTTTTTCCAGACGTCCATCATAATATCGATTTCACCTCTATCAATCCATTACCGGAAGAAGTGTTTACCGATATGCTTAAGGGGGAAAGTCGGAGAGCAGATATAGTTATTGAGACAAAGCTAAAAGAAACGGATACACTCCTAATCATTCATGTTGAGCCACAGAGTTATGGGCAAGCAAACTTTCATGAGCGTATGTATCAATATTTCAGCCTGTTATATAATAAATATAGGAAGCCAATATTACCCATTGCGGTTTTTAGTTACGATGAGAAACGGCATGAACAAAATGAATTTTCGATTGAATTTCCTTTCTTTCATGTATTAACTTTCAATTTTCTAGCATTGGAATTAAAAAGGGAAGACTGGCGACAGTATATCAAATCGAATAATCCCGTTGCGGCAGCGTTACTAAGTAAGATGGGGTATACTGAAGAAGAAAGAATACAGGTCAGAAAAGAATTTTTGAGAATGATGACAAAAATGGAATTTAATCCAGCTAAGACGAGATTAATCTTTGGTTTTTTCGAACAGTATTTAAAACTAAATGAACAAGAGGAGGAAAAACTGATGGAAGAGATTAAACAGGTAGATGAATCAGATGAAATCTTAAAACTGCCTATTTCGTGGGAGGAAAGAGCGAAAGAGAAAGAAAGAAGAAAAATTGCTTCAGAAATGCTTAAGGAAGGCTTACCTATTGAAGTAATTGTAAAGGTTACACATCTTGATGAGGAAGAAATTGAAGCTATAAAGAAAAAATAA